Proteins encoded in a region of the Equus asinus isolate D_3611 breed Donkey chromosome X, EquAss-T2T_v2, whole genome shotgun sequence genome:
- the PABPC1L2A gene encoding polyadenylate-binding protein 1-like 2, with the protein MASLYVGDLHPEVTEAMLYEKFSPAGPILSIRICRDKITRRSLGYAYVNYQQPVDAKRALETLNFDVIKGRPVRIMWSQRDPSLRKSGVGNVFIKNLGKTIDNKALYNIFSAFGNILSCKVACDEKGPKGYGFVHFQKQESAERAIDAMNGMFLNYRKIFVGRFKSHKEREAERGAWARQSTSADVKDFEEDTDEEATFR; encoded by the coding sequence ATGGCCTCGCTGTACGTGGGCGACCTGCACCCTGAGGTGACAGAGGCAATGCTGTACGAGAAGTTCAGCCCGGCCGGGCCCATCCTCTCCATCCGCATTTGCAGGGACAAGATCACCCGCCGTTCCTTGGGCTACGCGTATGTCAACTACCAGCAACCGGTGGACGCCAAGCGGGCCCTGGAGACCCTGAACTTTGATGTCATCAAGGGCAGGCCGGTGCGCATCATGTGGTCCCAGCGGGACCCCTCGCTCCGCAAGAGCGGGGTGGGCAACGTCTTCATCAAGAACCTGGGTAAGACCATCGACAACAAGGCGCTGTACAACATCTTCTCGGCGTTCGGCAACATCCTCTCCTGCAAAGTGGCCTGCGACGAAAAGGGGCCCAAGGGCTACGGGTTCGTGCACTTCCAGAAGCAGGAGTCTGCGGAGCGGGCCATCGATGCGATGAATGGCATGTTCCTGAACTACCGCAAAATTTTCGTGGGAAGATTCAAGTCGCATAAAGAACGAGAGGCCGAAAGGGGAGCCTGGGCCAGGCAGTCCACTAGTGCTGACGTCAAGGATTTCGAGGAAGACACCGATGAGGAGGCTACCTTTCGATGA
- the LOC139042606 gene encoding rRNA 2'-O-methyltransferase fibrillarin-like encodes MPGSRVPLPPPPAAHSPAAATGGTKEIEAFPAARTTDANTPRPPSHTACPPARAPHASPRPGGGGGGGGGGGGRLQSAGCRLQAAATGIGALLAALAIPGDLDSPLSPDPGSREERSRQRPGGTRDRGDSGDSGGGGGGSGGGGGRGCGGDRGRGGGGGLRGGGGSRVGG; translated from the exons ATGCCCGGCTCACG tgtCCCGCTCCCGCCTCCTCCCGCCGCCCACAGCCCCGCAGCAGCCACAGGGGGAACCAAAGAGATAGAAGCCTTCCCAGCTGCCCGGACCACAGACGCcaacaccccccgccccccatcacACAccgcctgcccgcccgcccgcgccccgcACGCTAGCCCACgacccggcggcggcggcggcggcggcggcggcggcggcggcaggctGCAGTCTGCAGGTTGCAGGCTGCAAGCTGCGGCGACTGGCATCGGCGCGCTCCTGGCAGCGCTCGCCATCCCAGGTGACTTGGACTCGCCATTATCTCCTGACCCCGG CTCGCGGGAAGAGAGGTCGCGGCAGCGACCTGGCGGCACCCGCGACCGTGGCGACAGCGGCGACAgtggcggcggcggtggcggcagcggcggcggcggcggcagaggCTGCGGCGGCGACCGTGGCAGAGGCGGTGGCGGAGGCCTCCGTGGCGGAGGCGGAAGCAGAGTTGGAGGCTGA